The genomic DNA CAAATGAAGGCAAGCGCTATTTAAGTGCTTGGAATTACTTGTCATTCTGAGGAGCGGGGCCCCGGTCGAGCGCCGCGAGGTTCGAGTGAGACCGGGGGACGAAGAATCTGCGACTGCCTCAGGCAGATCATCTACCTTGGGTGGTCGCAGATCCTTCACTTCGTTCAGGATGACATCCGGTTAAGTTGGGGCAATCAGCACCACGAACTCGCCCTTCCAGGAGCGAAGCGGCATTTCACCGGCTTTTTTCAAGGGACCCCGGTAAATCTCCTCGAATTTCTTAGTCATCTCGCGGGCCACCGCGATGGGCCGGGGCCCCAGGATCTCGAAAGCCTCGTCGAGGAATTTTTGGATCCGGTGGGGCGACTCATAGAAGATGAGGGTCGAAGGAAATTCGGCCAGCTCTTGGAAGCGGCGGCGCCGGGCCGCGCTCTTCGGCGGCAGGAAACCCACGAAGTAAAAGCTGTCGGTGGGCAAGCCGCTCAGCAAAAGCGCGTTGATTGCGGCGCAGGGGCCCGGCAAGGACTCGAGCTCGTGGCCGGCCTCGATCACTGCCCGGGCCAGGCGAAAGCCGGGATCGGAGACGAGCGGCGTCCCGGCATCGCTCACCAAGGCGATGTGGGCGCCCCCCTCCAGCTTGGCCAGAATGGCCGCCACTCGCGAACGCTCGTTGTGCTCGTGGAGGCTGAGCAGCGGCTTCCGTATTTCGTAATGCTGGAGCAATTTGGCGCTGTGCCGGGTGTCTTCGCAGGCGATCAAGTCGGCGGCCTTGAGCGTCTCCAAGGCCCGCACCGTGATGTCGCCCAAATTGCCGATCGGCGTGGCGACCAAGGAAAGCTTCCCGCTCATAGCTTCACTCGGTAGTGATTGGAAATCGGCATCCGCCAGCCGTAACCGAAGGCCTTGCCGGTGACCCGGATGCCGGGAGCCGCCTGCTGCCGTTTGTACTCATTGG from bacterium includes the following:
- the rsmI gene encoding 16S rRNA (cytidine(1402)-2'-O)-methyltransferase, with protein sequence MSGKLSLVATPIGNLGDITVRALETLKAADLIACEDTRHSAKLLQHYEIRKPLLSLHEHNERSRVAAILAKLEGGAHIALVSDAGTPLVSDPGFRLARAVIEAGHELESLPGPCAAINALLLSGLPTDSFYFVGFLPPKSAARRRRFQELAEFPSTLIFYESPHRIQKFLDEAFEILGPRPIAVAREMTKKFEEIYRGPLKKAGEMPLRSWKGEFVVLIAPT